The following are encoded in a window of Phaseolus vulgaris cultivar G19833 chromosome 3, P. vulgaris v2.0, whole genome shotgun sequence genomic DNA:
- the LOC137806462 gene encoding 2-hydroxyisoflavanone synthase-like, whose translation MLLEIAIGLLLIGLFLHLRPTPTAKSKALRHLPNPPSPKPRLPFIGHLHLLNGQLLHHSLITLSQRYGPLFSLYFGSMPTVVASTPELFKLFLQTHEAASFNTRFQTSAIKRLTYDNSVAMVPFGPYWKFIRKLIMNDLLNATTVNKLRPLRSHEIRKVLRVFAQSAESQQPLNITEELLKWTNNTISMLMLGEAEEVRDLARETVKIFGEYSLTNFIWPLNKLKFGKYEKRIDEIFNKFDPVIEKVIKKRQEIVRRRKNGEVVEGEQSGIFLDTLLEFAEDETMEIKITKEQIKGLVVDFFSAGTDSTAVATEWALAELINNPRVLQKAREEVYSVVGKDRVVDEVDTQNLPYIRAIVKETFRLHPPLPVVKRKCVEECEIEGCVIPEGALILFNVWAVGRDPKYWNKPLEFRPERFLESGAEGGVGPLDLRGQHFQLLPFGSGRRMCPGVNLSTSGMATFLASVVQCFDLQVVDSQGHILHGDDAKVSMEERAGLTVPRKHNLVCVPLAKTTLAAKLLSS comes from the exons ATGTTGCTGGAAATTGCAATCGGTTTGTTGTTGATAGGACTGTTTCTGCACCTGCGTCCTACACCCACTGCTAAATCCAAGGCCCTTCGACACCTTCCCAACCCTCCTAGCCCAAAGCCTCGGCTTCCCTTCATTGGACACCTTCACCTTTTGAATGGCCAACTTCTGCACCACTCTCTCATTACTCTTTCCCAACGTTATGGCCCTTTGTTCTCTCTCTACTTTGGCTCCATGCCCACCGTTGTTGCCTCCACCCCCGAGTTGTTCAAACTCTTCCTTCAAACCCACGAGGCTGCTTCCTTCAACACCAGGTTCCAAACCTCTGCTATTAAGCGCCTCACTTACGACAACTCCGTTGCCATGGTTCCTTTTGGACCTTACTGGAAGTTCATCAGGAAGCTCATCATGAACGACCTCCTCAACGCCACCACCGTCAACAAGTTGAGGCCCTTGAGGAGCCATGAGATCCGCAAGGTTCTCAGAGTATTCGCCCAAAGTGCAGAGTCCCAACAGCCCCTTAACATCACCGAGGAGCTTCTCAAGTGGACAAACAATACCATCTCCATGCTGATGCTGGGTGAGGCCGAAGAGGTTAGAGATTTGGCTCGCGAGACAGTTAAGATCTTCGGTGAGTACAGTCTTACCAACTTCATCTGGCCCTTGAATAAGCTCAAGTTTGGAAAGTATGAGAAGAGGATCGATGAAATATTCAACAAGTTCGACCCCGTCATTGAGAAGGTCATCAAGAAGCGCCAAGAGATCGTGAGAAGGAGAAAGAACGGAGAAGTTGTTGAGGGAGAGCAGAGCGGTATTTTCCTCGATACTTTGCTTGAATTCGCTGAGGACGAGACCATGGAGATCAAAATTACCAAAGAGCAGATCAAGGGTCTTGTTGTC GATTTCTTCTCAGCAGGAACAGATTCCACAGCCGTGGCAACTGAGTGGGCTTTGGCAGAACTCATCAACAACCCTAGGGTGTTGCAAAAGGCTCGGGAGGAGGTGTACAGTGTTGTGGGGAAAGATAGAGTGGTTGATGAAGTTGATACTCAAAACCTTCCTTACATCAGGGCCATAGTGAAGGAGACATTCCGCTTGCACCCACCACTCCCTGTGGTGAAAAGAAAGTGTGTGGAAGAGTGTGAGATTGAAGGGTGTGTGATCCCAGAGGGAGCATTGATACTTTTCAATGTGTGGGCTGTAGGAAGAGACCCTAAGTACTGGAACAAACCATTGGAATTTCGTCCTGAGAGATTCTTAGAAAGTGGAGCTGAAGGGGGAGTTGGGCCTCTTGATCTAAGGGGGCAGCATTTTCAACTTCTCCCATTTGGGTCAGGTAGGAGAATGTGCCCTGGAGTGAATTTGTCTACTTCAGGAATGGCAACATTTCTTGCATCTGTTGTCCAGTGCTTTGACCTGCAAGTGGTGGACTCACAAGGACACATACTGCATGGTGATGATGCCAAAGTTAGCATGGAAGAGAGAGCTGGCCTCACAGTTCCCAGGAAACACAACCTCGTATGTGTTCCACTTGCAAAAACAACCCTCGCCGCCAAACTCCTCTCCTCATAA